The Leishmania mexicana MHOM/GT/2001/U1103 complete genome, chromosome 31 DNA segment GAAATGCCTCGCAATCCACGATCAGTGCTTTCATCCTGGTCTGGCTCTTCACCATCTCGCGTTCCTTGCTGTTCGATTTTTCCATATATCAGGATGACTCCTTCACCACGACCAAAAAGAAGAGCTACACGCCTGCCAACAGCCAGACACTTTGGTACCCGCACCCTCGCCCATCAGCTGGCGCGAAGATACAACAAAGCAAAGACATTGCCCAGTGCTGCTCTTCTGTCGGCATTTGTCGCATAGCGATGACCCATGGATGCACCTCGAAAGACTATACGGAGTCGCGAAACCTCGCACGTACCCGAGTCGCAACCGCCCACATCTGCCCCTCTTCCCTAAGAGCGCACACGCTAGCAGACGCGCAATAAAGCAAAGATGAAAGAAAGCATTCACAGGGAACTTTGTGCATGGCCGTACCGTACTCTGTGaagcacgcagacacacgcacacggtgAAGAAAGTCTGAGCACGCACATGAGGACACACATCAGCTTAGTCGGTGGAGCGCTTGAAGGTCTTATTACGTTGCACCTTGTCGCCTGTGTGCACGGGCAGCGTATAATCGTCTCCGTCGCCCTCCGCAATTTTCTTTTCGCGAACGGCAAACAAAATGCCAAGAAGTCCTACCAGCAAAAGCATCAGTGCGGCAATCGTTTCGGACGACGCCCGAGAGCTCCCCACAAAGCCAAAAATGTGATACTTCGACACTATAATGAGGTCGTTTGTGCCGTCACCGTTGAAGTCTACTACGagcaccggcgccaccggcggctcCGTCAACGAAATGGAGCTAGTTACCTTGCCGTTCTTTGTCTTGATGACGGAGAGCTCAGCATCGCCCACTGCGAGAACGTAGGTGTCGACGCGGCGGAAGGACTCTTTTCCTCCACCGACGAACGTCACGTCGGTTTCGCGGTTCTTCTGCATGAGCGAGTACGGCACCATTTGCGGGAACGGCTTCACGTCCCTATTCACATGATAgcggctcttcctcgcctccgccatgTCGTCAGATGGAGATGGGGCAAAGCGTGCGCCTGTTTGAGCCCGCCACAgcaccctcctccgcgacGGGTCAATGCAGGTTACGAGGCCGGTGTCAATCATAAATGCAGCGTAGCGTTCTACCTGCTGTAGACCGGCTCCCATGTTCTGCTGAACCTGCAGAATCAGAGGCGGAGTTGCACGCGTCATGGAGGAGACAACGTTGCGGCTTCCCAGAAGCTCCAGTGTGTtgagcgcgcgcggcgcctcctcgccccgGATGTCACCGTCAACGAAGTGGTGAATGAGGTCGAGGTTGCCGAAGAGGCCCTGTGTATCGCACACGGTGGCATTGAAAAGTTCATCTGCAGATGACGGCGCCCCGGCCTCGATTATGCCAAGGCAGTCATACGCCAGGTCAATCCCGTGTTTGGCGTACACGATGGAGCGGGGGCCTATCTGGGTGCTGACAGACTCGAGCACCAAATCGTCGTTGATGTCATCGTAGCACGTTCCACCAGCCCTCAGCGGCATTACGCTTGTCACTGTACTTCCCGTGTACATGTGGACCACCTCTACGCCGTGCTCGCCATGAAACACAAAAACGTTCGACGGGcgaaggcgccgccgcgttgcATTTTTTGGGGGGTAGGCTTGAGTGGATTGCCTGAGTGACAGTGCCAACGCCGACAGCTTGTCTCCCATGTTGCCTTCATCGTCCGTTTCCATATGCACCACCCGGTCGTTGTACTGAAATGTAGTCCGTCGCTCTGCCTTACCTCTGCTAGAGCGCACCTTCCGCTTCGCCTTCGCTCGATAGAAAACGTGCGGGTACAACTGAGCATCCCACACGTGGGCGTAGCGATGCGGCATGGAAGCCATCACAGACTCACGGAATGTGGTCCACGGCTGCTCGTACTTCCTCCCTAGCAAGTAATCGTGCTGATCGGTGCCACCCTTGGCTGCACCCTCGCGGTCAAGCAAGCGCAACTCTGTAAGGCCgttgtctgtctctgtcccGTTGTTGTCTGCCTCGCGCACCACGTCGTCCATTTCGTTGCCCCCGTCAGAGAAGTACACCCAGCGCCGCGCCCCTGTCTTGGCGTCAAACGCGGAGTACATCATCATCTCTACACCTGACGCGTCCACAACTTTGGCGGCCACAGCGATCATGCCGACATCTTCAGCCCAGTTGCGCTCTGGGACAATAGAGATGGAGGCGTGAGTAAGCTCGCTCCAGTACTGAGGCGCCACGAGCTGGGACTTCCACAGAACACTGGGCGAGGGAGTGTGGATAGAAACCGCCATGAGCTGATAGTCTTCCGTGACGACAGCGCACAGCATAATGCTGCTGTTCAGCTCCGTGTAGCCGGCGCCGATACCGACGATAGGGGTGTACACATTCAGCTCCGCAGAGGGATTGAGGCGCACAAAACTGCCATCGATGCGTCGGCGCGTGTAATAGGTGTTGTAGATGTTCAGGTAGCCAACAGTGGTAGAACTCAGGAGAACGCGGGACCCTGAGCCGTCTGGGTCCACCAGAATCGGCTTCGGCATGACCACCTCCGTGAGCTCATTGTCCAAGATGGGAATCATAAATCCCCGCTGAAAGTTGAGCGAGCCTTCCTGTGACCAGCAGATGATGCTGCACACGAAGGAGACGCCGATAATGACGAGGTCTCGGATTCTCATTGTTTGGACTAGAAATCAGTCAAGGAGAAAAATGAGGTGGAAAAGGCACCTCGGAAACAAAGAAAGGGACTAAACCACACAAGCATACGAGGTTCTCCCGCTCTTGCAGCAACAtgagaggaagggggtggctGGAGTCATGGCGGTAGcagcgcagagagaaagaaacgGCGGGAGCggaaagagaggagagagcgtgAAAGCATTCAAAAATGGACAGCTATGAGCGATGCGCATCAcaaagagagaaacagcagcagaatCGCTCAGGGGCTCCCACAGCATGGATTCGCTCTGAGGTGCGCTACATCTGCGTCGCTCAAGAGGCGTCCGActggaaaaaaagaggaaaTCCGCAGGACCACGAGACACGTGAGCCTTTTCCCTGAAAGAGTAGGTGCCGTGTGGCAGGCACCATGAAAGCGTGTTTCCTcttccttgtgtgtgtgtgtgtgcttatCTTTGCGTTTGTGGGGAGAAGAGCTCAAACTTACTAGTGCATCTATGAAAGCCGAAGAGTAAtccctgcacacacacacacacgcatacgcgcaCGCTCAAAGGGGGGGAACGGAGTGAGACAGCTGCCATTTGCGCCTCAAGgatacacgcgcacatagCCGTTGTGCCCCTTTGCTTTCAGGTTCATCGTACCCGGAAAGTATGGGGCCACCGCCAGCTCAATTGTATCCTTCACCAGCGCAGGCTTCAGGCGGTCAGGGCCCCCCGGCGCACCGTTGATCTCCAGGAGCCACACTTTGAGGTTCTCGTCGATGAGAAAATCGTATCCGAAGACTTGAAAGGTATGGGTAGGGGGGATGTCCGGCTCATCTGGCACGTGCGACCGTGCGGCCAGCAGCGAGTCGCGAATGATAAAGTGGATCTGCGGCATGATGTGATTGTCGAGGGTGATCGTGGTTGGCTCATCATGGGCGCTGACGAGGAATGGGGCAGTTGCACTGTCACCGCGGTTCACCTCGCGAATCGGGTACGGGGACTCCCGCGAATCGTTTGAGTACCTTGTCGGGTACGGAACGTCGCCGCGGCTCGGCTCCTGTGGGCGCGGACTGTAGAGAGAAGTGTACTTTTCCTGCTTCAGCTTTGCAACTCTCACCGTTCCCTTGTAGCGTATGAGTCCATCCAAGTGCTCCCGCCACAGCTCGTTGCTCTCCTCGTACAACGAGTACATCTTGCTCGTTTCCTGCACGCAATGATTCGTGATGTGCGCCAGCCGACCCGCGGGAGTCTTGGACGTCGCGGTTTTGCGATTGTACGGcacgctgctggtgcgcatCACCAACTCCTCGTGCACGTAGATCTCGTACATATCGCGAAGGAGCAAAGCCCAGCACCGGATGTCGAACTTGCGCTTGTGGTACAGGAGAGGACGATCTACGTACTGCTGCGCTATCCAAGGTTGACTGCCGTGTTGGCTGTCGatgaagcgcagcagctttAGAATTCCCCGGTAGTCACCGCGAAAAATCTCAATGTTGTCGCCGTGGCACCCGGCCGAGCTCTTCGCGATCCACAAGCGCGGCTCATCCCCCTCGCGAGGTAGCCGCATACTGCCCTTTACTGTTGCTAGCAGTTGCTGCCTCTCGTCACGGCTTGACTGGCATGGCGTCAGCTTAAAGGACATAGGAAGATAGTCGCCAAGCGTATTCCAGTTGTAGTTGTGGTACTTtagcagcgccgtcaccatTGAACTCTTCAACGTAATGCTTCGCGTGTTCTCCACAAAGTccaccacgcgcacctcgccgtcatcgccgctgcccatcGGCATCCGGAGTCCCGGGGACGTGTAGGGGCGCGAGCCGTAGGAGGAGCGCCTCGCGTTGGTGCCCTCGCCAAGGCGGCTCCGGTACCGCTTCGACATGAAACGCCGGGTTGCAATTACCCGCTCGCACGGCATCTTCTCTCCAAGGAGCAAGTGCAGGTTCGTCTCAGATAAGTCTTTTTGCGTTTCAGAGACGACGAGGGCTTTCGTGACAGAGCATTGGCGGACGGATAGGTGGGACCAACGGCCGGTCGCCAGAAGCTGCTTCGCCATCTCCTCATAGATGGAGCCGCAGTGCCGCATTGTTCCCACCACGTACTTGCACCGCTTCTCCGTGCGCGTGGAAGACTTGGATCCCTGTAAAGGTGCGGTAGCTGCACCCTCGCGCCCAGAGGTGATGCGCAGAGATGAGCTCCAGGCGGCACCGCCTGTCAAGCTTGGCGAACGACCCGCCTTGAACTCGTGCTGCGGTGTTGGGGAGGATGAGGACGCGGTGCCGGCGTACACAAGGCTGCGACGAGCACTGCTCAAGGACGGCCCGTTAGATCCACCCCTCCCGCTCGTCGTAGAGTACGGCGACGTTGTCAGCTGCACATCCCTTTCCGTTTCCTTTTTCCCGTAGGCAAGGGGAGTCGTTTTTCCAGAGGGCGCTCTCGAATATCGCGTGTTCAGCTTGGGAGCAGCGGAAGCTGTCGCTCTGGTGTTGCGCCTCTCGCTGACAGACGCACTCATTTTTGTATTGTCTTCTATGATCTACTCTTTACTGTTAAGATAGCAACCGCTTTTGTGTTTCTattgctctctctctatttgctccttttccttttccctgTCGTGCGGGATGCTGCGCAGGCTTTTGGTCGAACAAAAAGGAGGTCGTATACTTACCGATGCGGAGAGCTCCAACAGATGAGTAAGGAGGAATTGCACGCCTGCCTCTCAACGTGTCTCTTTCAGAGAAGGCAAATGGtgggcaaaaaaaaaaacgaagccAAAACCAGATTAGAAAAAGGTGCTATATCAATGGAGAAGGAACGCAGACTCACGATCCGGACAAACACAAACTCATAGGGAAACCAAGACGGCAGTCACAGGCCGGAGGAAGAACGCGAAGACGCCAAAGCAAATCAGCAAACCGTTGAAGAGAAGGCACcaggggagggcggcggtggcgcttctAATTACTTCTTGGTCGCTTGTATGGTGCAGCGAGGAATCCTGTAGGAATTATGGTGTCTAGCAGTGTGGGATCATCAAGAGACGGAAGGAGACACGGGGAAAAACGGGGCTCTAAAGAGGCAAGGGGTGAAATGAGAACACGACACGGAAAAGGAGACTCGCAAAAAATCCCAGAGAAGTCCCAAAAGACGACCgaagagggaaaaaaaaacgtccAGTCCCAGTGCAGAGAGCAATAATAAAAaaagacgaggaagagaagggggcaCTTTGGCAGAAGATGCAAATCGATGTGCCCAggaaagagaaaaagaagaagagagaggaaggggggaaaTTAGAGCAGTGGGCGAAGAAGCATGATTCTCTGGCAGAACAAGAGAACAGAAAAAGCGAGGCATGAAGTGCTCACAGATGTTCTGCGGCAGTTGCTGTTACGATTCCCGGACATAGCATACGAGGAAACGTAAACAAACGAGGGTGAAGACTGCTGCACTGAAAGGAGAATCCTGCTCGCCAGATGAACAGCGGAGAAGCAGAAAGATTAACGGCGGTGTCTGTCAggccggcagcaccgcatTGGTCAACTTCCAATGCCGTGCTAGCCACGGCTTGCTGCCATATGAGTAGTCCGGTGTTGGTTAATTTCTTCTTCATGCACTTCTCTATCAGTGTCCATCTATATCTATAGTAccgaaaacgaaaaagcaTTTAATTCCGCGCCTCACGCGCAAAGCCGCTACGGTTGCGAGAGCAGCTCAGTATGCAGACACGAgcgagaaaacaaaaagcgaAAACGCGCCAAACGGACTCTCCAATACACATGCTTTTCTTTAGCCCACACACTTGCAGTACTCTTACATTGTCAGCCCCTGTGGTCGCGTGTACACCGAGGAGAGACCGATCACGCGCACCGGGTCGGTGGTGTGCTGAGAGTTGTAGACCCGTGTGCCCGTCTTGTCGCGCTTGCGGCTAGTAGGAAACGAAAGGAGTTTAGACCCTGGCCTCGGCTCAAAGCCGGACATTAGACACTCGTTCACCGAGACCCACAGAGGTACGTTGCGCTTTAGCGAAGAAAGGTAGTCTTGCCGCTGTTTGCCCAGCACGGCGCGCCACTTAGTATCCAGCATGAAGTGCACTTTCTTGCTTGCTTTCGGGAACAAGGATAGGATCTCCTCTGGCTTGGCAAAATCGTCGATGTTGTAAAAGCCATCTACGGCCTCCTCGTCGGGATTTGCatctgccgcggcagcgccgatgaGAACGTAGTGCTTCttgcgcgccgcagcgataCGCACTCCCATACGCTCCGCCGCGGCCTCCGTTACCCAGATGGGACTGGATACCTTGTTCTTCAGCGCAAACGTGCGAAGAATGCTCTCGTCCCTGGGCCCAAGAAGCCGCCCTTTAAGGATGGCGATGGGACGCACAGACGGCATCATCAGGTACGGCTTCGTCATGCAGGCAGCATTGTAGTAGCGACGGCGTGTCGCGTCCTCAGCGAAGAAGAACGGAAACTTTTTCCCTTGAACCACTAGGGCATCCTTTTCATTCCCTTCCTTCGATTTGGTACCAGCAAGAGCGGCGGTTTCGACAGCAGACGCGCAGAGAGGAGTCTTGCAGCCCGTCAAACGGGTCACGACCGATGAGTACTGTGGCTTCTGCAGTCTGAGATCCTTCAGATTCACAAAGTGGAAAGGGTATTCCTTATCGTTCACAGCAGCCATGTtccgcacaagcacacgcgaCCGCGTCGCTTCCCACCCGTTCACGTTGTAGATGAAGAAAATGTCGTGGCCAAAAGCGTCTGGACGCTGCTTCTTGAGCTCGCTGAGCAACTCTTGCTTGCACTTTGGCGGCAAAACCGAAAGAGAAACAATCATCCCTGTCATGTTTGGCGCCAACACTCCCTGCTTCTCCGCGTTTGCCTTGAGTTCTACATTTAGGTACTTCATCTGCGCCTCTGCGATCCACATCGGTGACGTGTAACCGCGAAGAATGCCGACTCCAAGAAGAATATCGTGCGCAGGCTGACCGACCCGTTTCCCGGTCGCTGCGTTTAGTGCCACGCCTTTCTGAGGCTCCCCCTTGTATGGGTCGTCAAGCTGGTCAGAGTTGAAGACATGCACCGAGCTCGCGGAGCGGATGTCGATCACGTCTTTTTTGTTGTACCTCAACTCGAGTTCCTTGGCTACATTCACATCAATAAACAGAGcgcgctcttcctctgctgcATTCAGAAGCCGGATTAGTCGGTCCGCCGTAACGGCTTTCCACTTCTTCCGCTCTGACAGAATGccgacgccggtgccgaAGAACGGTGGATGCTCATCGAGCACCTGCCTCTGGTCCTTCTTAGCGAGCACCTTCAAAGGGATTACCTTTTCAACGTTTAGGTAAATCACCGCTGGCTTCTGCCCCGGAAGAACTACAGCGTTGCACGAGCGCCTCGATTGCGGCTGGGTCACCCAGAAGCGACTTGAGTACAGTTTGTTCTTTGAGATGCTTTGGAGCACTGCTTGGCACTGTTTTGAAAAGGCATCGTTTGTCACTGTGGACAGCATCGTTACGTCGTTGAGCAATGTGGCTGGTACCTTCTTGGTACCAGAATCCACTTTGACGGGGCGAATGAGGGGGATGGCGCGTACCAACAGTGCATGCCCCGCCTTCATCTTGTAtctctatgtgtgtgttctgGTTCTTTGTTTCTTTGTTTCTTCTAACCGGGTTTTCTGTGGTTAAACTCCTTGGTGGGCAGTATATGtacttgtgtgtgtgcgtgtgtgcgactTGAGCCGATCTGTGAGCGGTAGTGGTCTTCGGTACCTTGGTGAGAGATGGCGTGTGCTCGACCCTGTCCCGAGTACCTTGGATCAGCCAGCTAtagcgggaggggggatttTTGTCTGCGCCAAAGCATCCAAGAAGAGCGCCAGTCACTGTCACCCTGCTctatggggggggggccttTCATCCCAATTACTCGAgtgaggaaggagagggagaaaagcAGAGCTCAGACTACAACGCACCGCCTCACCAGTGCACCATAAAACTGGGCCTTCAAGGAGTTCAACACCCCAAGAAAAAAGCATAGAAACATCATGGCAGCAGGCAAGGAATGAATGCTACTTTCCATGAGCATCTATTTATGTGCTGTCATCGTCTACAGTGAGCTGTTGCCACTAtgaacaaaaaaaggaaaggcacaccccacgcacacactgtCCATCGTGCGAGTCACTCCTTAAtccagaaaaaaagaagcacaGTCCGCAGAAGAAAGGAGTTGCTCTTGATGTATCAcggttgttgttgttttcgcCGATCAGGAGTTATAAAACCTTTGCATAGTTAAAAAAGGAAACCCCATAGCTACATATTGCCTTCCCTTGTATCTTTGCTTTCTCTCCTGAAGCCATGGCTGCACAACGGTCTCCTCCAGAACACACTCTCACCTCACTACATGAGTCACTAGGAGTGTGAGTGAATCCGATAAAGGAATGGTGTTGGTCACCAACCAGGCATCGATCAAGAAAAATAACCTATTAAGAGGTTTATGATGTGGTTTTCAGGGAAGAGTACATTGGGGGTACAGCTACATCCTCAAACCGTATCCGCAATCACTGTCACTCGTAGATCTGGGACACGGAGTGCGACGTCCAGCACGCGAGCTCATCCGCCTTGAACCAAAAGGCGATCTCGCGCTCCGCGCTCTCCACGGAGTCGGAGCCGTGGCACACGTTGCGGCCCACATCCACGGCGAAGTCGCCGCGGATCGTGCCGGGATGTGAGTCGGCCGGGTTCGTCGCGCCGAGCAGCATGCGGCCGCCCTTCACCACGTTCTTGCCCTCCCACACCATACACACGATCGGGCCGGAGGAGAAGTACTTCACAAGGGCCGGGAAGAACGGCTTGGAGGAAAGGTCCTTATAGTGACCCTCGGCCTGCTCCGTCGTCGGCTGCAGCATCTTCAAGGCGACGAGCTTGTAGCCCTTACGCTCGAAGCGGCAGATGATCTCGCCAGCGAGGCCGCGCTGCACACCGTCCGGCTTGACGGCAATAAAGGTGCGCTCAGAGGACATGCTTTTCtcttgggggaggggggtgacgGTGGCAAAGCGGAGAGCTGAACTGTTGGGAATGCGCTAGACGAAGAGAAGCACAAGAGGCGTAAACGAGCAGAAGGCAGACAAGGAGTGGGAAGGAAGGAGCGGAAGGTAACTGTTGTGCAAGAAGTGCTCTGGTTGTGTGGCCCATTTGATCTTTGCGTATGCTGATTCCACAAACTGACTTCGGGGTACACGGTGGTGCCCCCAGCGGTGCAGATGGAGGCTGGGAAAGCATAGCGACGCTCGGTGATTCATGGTGTATGTTGACCACCCGCTGCAGCCATTGACAAAACCCACGAAAATGGCGAGCTGGAAGCACAGCGAGAGGTGTCAGTATTTCCTTTTGATCTTGGTGATTGCCTATGTAGTGTGCAAGACACTATTTGACCATAAAGTGGATATATATGACCATGCTCGAGGGAAAGCACGAGGGTAATAAAAAGTGACGAAGGCTCTGCTGGGCTTTTCCAAGAGTCCCGGCAAGCGATGACTACAGCAAAGCAAAGAGAACGCCGACACCATACATTTCCTGAAATCAAGACTTAGTGTATGTCTATAATCGGCGAGCATCCACTACTCGTAGATCTGGGACACGGAGTGTGACGTCCAGCACGCGAGCTCATCCGCCTTGAACCAAAAGGCGATCTCGCGCTCCGCGCTCTCCACGGAGTCGGAGCCGTGGCACACGTTGCGGCCCACATCCACGGCGAAGTCGCCGCGGATCGTGCCGGGATGTGAGTCGGCCGGGTTCGTCGCGCCGAGCAGCATGCGGCCGCCCTTCACCACGTTCTTGCCCTCCCACACCATACACACGATCGGGCCGGAGGAGAAGTACTTCACAAGGGCCGGGAAGAACGGCTTGGAGGAAAGGTCCTTATAGTGACCCTCGGCCTGCTCCGTCGTCGGCTGCAGCATCTTCAAGGCGACGAGCTTGTAGCCCTTACGCTCGAAGCGGCAGATGATCTCGCCAGCGAGGCCGCGCTGCACACCGTCCGGCTTGACGGCAATAAAGGTGCGCTCAGAGGACATGTTAGAGGAAATCGAAGAGTGAATAAAGCCTGGAAGCTGAGAGTGGCAAAGCCAACATTGAGGAGAAGCAGTGAAGGACGAAGAAAAAGGACTTGCGTGAGGAGCAAGGGAAAGAAGGCAATGCGAGGCTCACAACGATTTTTTCTCTTGTAATCTGAAGCGCTCGCCAGGGCTGAAGCGTTGCCGAGGATGTCATCTCTCTGCCACCCCGATCCGGTCCAACTCCGAAGGAGACATAGAGACGATGAAAACCTTGCACCGTGGCTTCTGCCGCACGCTTGCAGTTTTACTGACTTTAAAGCCTCTTCTAAGGGAAGGCGCACGGCCTTTGGTAGCAAGACGAGGGGAAAAAAATGTATCTATGAGAATGCTCTTTTTCTAGTCGTCGGCAAACTCCAGCATTGTCCCGGCAACGGACCAGACTCCGACTTCACAGTACGTTcgaaggcagcgctgcaggtgggATTCGCCAATCCCCTTCATCATGAGCGCAGGGCGAATCTCGGAGAGATCGACGGATGAACGCCCACGAGCGATGTCTCTGATGACCGAAAAGATAGACGCGTCAGATGTTGTCACCATGCGATGCATATCCGTGGCCGGTCTATCCTGAAGAGATGCCTTGCTACAGTCAAGCAGACGCCCAGCCTCCcgcacgtcctcctccagcacgcgcTCCGAGAAGCGCAGCCGGGCGCACGCTTGTGAGAGACGGATGAGGCTCAGTAACGTACGAGCCGTGACGACATTGCTATATCGCACACTCTGCGCTCGCATTTCACAGTAAATGTCACTGATGGCCTTGGCGGCACCTGGGTCAACGTAGGGGTGAATGCGCTTGACTTCACCCACGTACGCCCGCAAAAAGTCGCGGCCAAAATACTCGGTAGTGGTACCTCGCACTCCATCATCCGCCACCGTGCCAGGCGCGACACCGTGGAGGTGGACGTGGGTAACATGCATCGAAAGTTCAGCATCGCGCTCCCGGCTCGATtcgtcgagcagcagccagAGCAGATCGAAACGAGAAAGAAGTGCTGGCGGTAAATTCACGTTCTCCGTTGGCGTCGCGTTACGCTTCCACCGACCAAACTTAGGATTTGCCGCGGCGAGAATGGACGTGCGAGCGTTCAGCGACGTGATGATACCCGCCTTGGCGATAGAAACCATCTGCTGTTCCATGACCTCGTGCAGAGCTGTGCGGTCAGAGTCATCCATTTTGTCAAACTCATCGATGCAGCAGACTCCCTTATCGGACAAAACAAGtgcgccgccctcgagcatCACCTCA contains these protein-coding regions:
- a CDS encoding nucleoside diphosphate kinase b, with the translated sequence MSSERTFIAVKPDGVQRGLAGEIICRFERKGYKLVALKMLQPTTEQAEGHYKDLSSKPFFPALVKYFSSGPIVCMVWEGKNVVKGGRMLLGATNPADSHPGTIRGDFAVDVGRNVCHGSDSVESAEREIAFWFKADELACWTSHSVSQIYE
- a CDS encoding tubulin-tyrosine ligase-like protein, whose translation is MRHCGSIYEEMAKQLLATGRWSHLSVRQCSVTKALVVSETQKDLSETNLHLLLGEKMPCERVIATRRFMSKRYRSRLGEGTNARRSSYGSRPYTSPGLRMPMGSGDDGEVRVVDFVENTRSITLKSSMVTALLKYHNYNWNTLGDYLPMSFKLTPCQSSRDERQQLLATVKGSMRLPREGDEPRLWIAKSSAGCHGDNIEIFRGDYRGILKLLRFIDSQHGSQPWIAQQYVDRPLLYHKRKFDIRCWALLLRDMYEIYVHEELVMRTSSVPYNRKTATSKTPAGRLAHITNHCVQETSKMYSLYEESNELWREHLDGLIRYKGTVRVAKLKQEKYTSLYSPRPQEPSRGDVPYPTRYSNDSRESPYPIREVNRGDSATAPFLVSAHDEPTTITLDNHIMPQIHFIIRDSLLAARSHVPDEPDIPPTHTFQVFGYDFLIDENLKVWLLEINGAPGGPDRLKPALVKDTIELAVAPYFPGTMNLKAKGHNGYVRVYP
- a CDS encoding nucleoside diphosphate kinase b, with translation MSSERTFIAVKPDGVQRGLAGEIICRFERKGYKLVALKMLQPTTEQAEGHYKDLSSKPFFPALVKYFSSGPIVCMVWEGKNVVKGGRMLLGATNPADSHPGTIRGDFAVDVGRNVCHGSDSVESAEREIAFWFKADELACWTSHSVSQIYE